GGGAGAATGGTGAACTGGTTCCTGCTTTTCCTAATGCGAAAGTTTATACGAGTAAAATCGAATGGGATGAAATGAAAAATCCTAATATGCGGTCAAAGAATACTTATTGGGAAAGTAATTGGAAGCCTGTGGAGCATTTAGTTCATACTTTTGATGAATCCATTGAAATTCTTCCGGGATTGCAAATGATCCACACGAGTGGGCACAGTAATGGACATTCCATTCTCTTGTTTGAGGATGGGGAAGATGTCTTTATGCATATGGCCGACCTTATGCCGACTCATGCCCATCAAAATGTCTTATGGGCCCTTGCTTATGATGATTACCCAGTCACTTCAGTCCATGAGAAAGAAAAATGGATGAAGTATGGATATGATCGAGAAGCTTGGTACGTTTTCTATCACGATGCCCATTATCGTGCTTTGAGATTTAATACAAAAGGTGAAGTTGTCTCACAAATCGATCGCAAGTCTTACTCTTATGAATAGGGAAGTTTAATTTCATAACTTGGCCAATGAATGTAAAGAAAACCCCTTTGCTTTTCAAAAAAGCAAAGGGGTTTTCTATTATGCGTTAGCTTCTGCTACATCAACAATGGTGCCCGTTTCAGAATCAATAAAAAATTCATATTGAGAGGTTTCGCCATCTTCATTTTTGGAAATGCCTCCGCGGTAGACCTCGTAGTTAATCCCATTTTTATTCAACTCTTCAGGTTTCATATAAATCCAGGATCCGCTGATAGGACCTTGTTTTTTGAAAGCTTCCTTTGCAATTTTTAATGCTTTTTCAGGT
This Halobacillus salinarum DNA region includes the following protein-coding sequences:
- a CDS encoding YtnP family quorum-quenching lactonase — protein: METLTIGRAKLTWLNGGVTHMDGGAMFGVVPKPLWSRKYPVNDKNQIELRTDPIVLELDGKKLLIDSGIGNEKLNDKQKRNFGVLEEARLDDSLRQISLTHEEIDGVLMTHLHFDHACGLTKWENGELVPAFPNAKVYTSKIEWDEMKNPNMRSKNTYWESNWKPVEHLVHTFDESIEILPGLQMIHTSGHSNGHSILLFEDGEDVFMHMADLMPTHAHQNVLWALAYDDYPVTSVHEKEKWMKYGYDREAWYVFYHDAHYRALRFNTKGEVVSQIDRKSYSYE
- a CDS encoding PepSY domain-containing protein; translation: MNWKKVAIAAGVGALAGYVVKEQVGNKQGVTPEKALKIAKEAFKKQGPISGSWIYMKPEELNKNGINYEVYRGGISKNEDGETSQYEFFIDSETGTIVDVAEANA